A window of Komagataella phaffii GS115 chromosome 1, complete sequence contains these coding sequences:
- a CDS encoding Golgi matrix protein involved in the structural organization of the cis-Golgi, translating to MNEFTDSAVMENQDGWDDWNETAESDSGFNEPELNPDPSSIQEESKEQKPVDQVDDSPIRPLPVEEKVNNALQETDEFEKTEETEVENKDDQITIQDAPQNEKEIQENEEESVNENEDISTVADSEPVGIQQDQVQDEDQRPAEDHLAVNETAHEETSEVSNEIQDSVGEEGSVSEHEPGPVPTVNVGSTPIQKSVENFSSTPVQDVVEPATPTLTPEGTKASNPNTMFELNTSAAPSEPPIKPKEIPSNGSKVTNTDNSIIEYLQKQLEEQTQLRVKHENNYQTLLGKLSSMRTVFSKMKQSQEELEVEKANVRRLEAEKLEFIKQAEQLNEECGKLNDEVQEMKKIQEQNENFNAEINQNKQELVSLTSDLKQNVQEVERLKSELKRAKSETEEYLMALSEEKIVKNNLKSEIAEQKQLLQIKEEEKGSIMKENYNLEEKMKELEAKVKSLENEKKSEEASFQTRVNMLKDEVEQLKAKHEEDTAQLKQLELKDTRITELSNEVKEKQLQIGTLRHEAVVLNEHLTKALKLIRKDSSTESVDKLLVSNLFISFLNMPRGDTKKYEVLQLIANFLGWDETQKEHAGLIQNPNSIKKRGAKTESFVSLWTEFLEKETSTSK from the coding sequence ATGAATGAATTCACGGATTCAGCGGTCATGGAAAATCAAGATGGATGGGATGACTGGAACGAAACTGCTGAGAGTGATTCTGGTTTTAATGAACCTGAGTTGAATCCAGATCCTTCAAGCATTCAAGAGGAATCAAAGGAACAAAAGCCCGTGGATCAAGTTGATGACTCGCCCATTAGACCCTTACCAGTGGAAGAGAAGGTCAATAATGCCCTGCAAGAAACcgatgaatttgaaaagactGAGGAGACTGAAgttgaaaacaaagatgATCAGATAACTATTCAAGATGCTcctcaaaatgaaaaggaGATACAGGAAAACGAGGAGGAATCGGTAAATGAGAATGAAGATATCAGCACGGTTGCGGACTCAGAACCAGTCGGCATACAACAAgatcaagttcaagatgaagatcaaaGGCCAGCTGAAGACCACCTAGCTGTGAATGAAACCGCTCATGAAGAAACCAGTGAAGTCAGCAATGAAATCCAAGATTCTGTTGGCGAAGAAGGATCTGTTTCAGAACACGAACCAGGGCCAGTACCAACCGTAAACGTGGGATCTACGCCTATACAAAAATCAGTTGAAAACTTCTCTTCCACGCCTGTACAAGATGTAGTTGAACCTGCAACCCCAACATTGACTCCAGAAGGAACTAAGGCTTCGAATCCTAATACTATGTTTGAACTAAACACAAGTGCTGCACCTTCAGAACCACCAATCAAACCAAAAGAAATTCCGTCTAATGGATCCAAGGTAACTAATACTGATAATAGTATTATTGAATATTTGCAAAAACAGTTGGAAGAACAGACTCAATTGAGGGTTAAGCACGAAAACAACTATCAAACACTTTTGGGTAAACTATCTTCAATGAGAACTGTTTTCAGTAAAATGAAACAATCGCAGGAAGAGCTGGAAGTGGAAAAAGCAAATGTAAGAAGGCTTGAAGCTGAGAAGCTCGAGTTTATCAAACAGGCTGAACAACTCAATGAGGAGTGCGGTAAACTAAATGAtgaagttcaagaaatgaaaaaaattcaggagcaaaatgaaaattttAATGCAGAGATTAATCAGAATAAGCAGGAGCTTGTCTCTTTGACCTCAGATCTAAAGCAAAACGTACAAGAAGTGGAGAGGTTGAAATCAGAGCTAAAGCGAGCCAAATCTGAAACAGAAGAGTATTTAATGGCTTTGAGCGAAGAGAAAATCGTAAAGAATAATCTAAAGAGTGAGATTGCAGAGCAGAAGCAGCTACTTCAGAtaaaagaagaggaaaaaggTTCAATTATGAAAGAAAACTATAATctagaagaaaaaatgaagGAGCTGGAAGCAAAAGTCAAAAGTCtggaaaatgaaaagaaatctgAAGAAGCAAGCTTCCAGACTCGAGTCAACATGTTGAAAGATGAGGTAGAACAATTGAAGGCTAAGCATGAAGAAGATACGGCTCAGCTGAAACAGTTAGAACTCAAGGATACTAGGATTACCGAATTGTCAAACGAGGTGAAAGAGAAGCAACTACAGATTGGCACATTAAGGCATGAAGCAGTGGTTTTGAACGAGCATCTTACCAAGGCATTAAAGCTAATTCGTAAAGATTCATCTACTGAATCAGTTGACAAATTGTTGGTTTCTAACCTATTCATAAGTTTTCTGAATATGCCTAGAGGAGACACCAAGAAATACGAAGTCCTCCAATTGATTGCCAACTTTCTTGGGTGGGACGAGACCCAGAAGGAACATGCAGGTCTCATTCAAAACCCAAATTCCATTAAGAAACGTGGAGCCAAGACTGAGTCATTTGTTTCCTTATGGACCGAGTTCCTAGAGAAAGAGACCAGCACTTCCAAATAG
- a CDS encoding Replication factor C subunit, with translation MVDIRDFFGNAKQSTATQSKLKRKVSDAEKIVSKKPKTPTEDENVRSKANQSPFFSSNGDSQAANNKGDAINLDSDDDDLYISILDEDSPEKPKSPISQRKRKNSPTEEFPKKPKSPVKKKASSTPKSKPVVNVESMDSPKPEPKINNADAQGVEAPKLAEKSTNQFNGLSAEAILETIPDAELPEEQDTAKLNLRDFKKKQTELPQSSTPLEDLPQGRPNCLIGLTMVFTGVMPTIDRTQAEELAKRYGAKVTKSVSKKTSVVVLGSEAGPSKVKKIKDFKIKAIDEDGFITLIKSMPADGGSGEAAAKALEKKKQEEELSIKQAEKEEAESQKNPSAQEATNSALWTVKYAPANLNQVCGNKTNIKKLTNWLSNWFENKRSGFKHPGPDGTGVFRACLISGPPGIGKTTAAHLVAKSLGFDIIEKNASDVRSKSLLMSDVKTVLDNTSLVGFFHSQDNAESNQRKFCLIMDEVDGMSSGDHGGVGALAQFCRITSTPIILICNDKSLPKMRPFDRVTLDLPFRRPSASELKSRIMTIAHREKLQLDPNVIDQLVEATKNDIRQIINLLSTVSKTQKIIGFENAAEIKQAWKKEVALKPFDITSRILSGGIYAPSSNFSLNDKLGLFFDDIDFSPLMVHENYRSTVPTKLANVSPNEENLKHLELLSQAADSISEADLVNNCIRGGEQQWSLLPFFGLLSTVRASSFVAGSLRGRINFTSYLGQNSKKLKYDRLLQELQYHSSTKTLTNNIEFRLSYMSPLITKLSHPLLEKGTEGIDDVLSTLDAYCLTKEDWDTIMDFGIGSYSMALKLKKIPPSVKTAFTRKYNSYTHPTVIYATGNSVSSTRVKVTPDLEDVVQDDMDDVEDDTPTDEGKSDIKNDKLIKEVKPKKKKATSKAKSTATKRKNN, from the exons ATGGTAGATATCAGAGACTTCTTTGGCAATGCTAAACAAAGCACTGCCACTCAATCA AAACTAAAGCGGAAGGTTTCTGATGCGGAGAAGATAGTGTCGAAAAAACCAAAGACTCCGAcagaagatgagaatgTGCGGTCAAAAGCAAATCAGAGCccctttttctcttcaaatGGCGACAGCCAAGCAGCAAATAACAAAGGTGATGCGATCAATTTGGActctgatgatgatgatctgtATATTTCCATCCTTGACGAAGACTCACCTGAGAAACCGAAGAGTCCAATTTcacaaagaaagagaaaaaattccccaactgaagaatttCCTAAAAAACCAAAGTCTCCAGTAAAGAAGAAAGCATCATCTACCCCGAAATCTAAACCTGTTGTCAACGTTGAATCTATGGACAGTCCCAAACCAGAACCTAAGATCAATAATGCTGATGCCCAAGGAGTCGAAGCTCCCAAATTAGCAGAAAAATCTACTAACCAATTCAATGGTCTTTCTGCTGAAgcaattcttgaaactATCCCAGATGCAGAGTTACCAGAAGAGCAAGATACCGCAAAGCTGAATTTAAgagacttcaaaaagaaacaaacagAGCTTCCTCAATCGTCCACTCCCCTTGAAGATTTACCACAGGGTAGACCTAATTGTTTGATCGGATTGACCATGGTATTTACAGGTGTGATGCCCACTATAGATCGTACTCAAGCTGAAGAATTAGCTAAGAGATACGGTGCGAAGGTGACCAAATCTGTCAGCAAGAAAACGTCAGTGGTAGTCTTAGGGTCTGAAGCCGGTCCTTCgaaagtgaaaaaaattaaggatttcaaaatcaaagcCATAGATGAAGATGGATTCATCACTTTAATCAAATCTATGCCTGCTGATGGTGGTTCTGGTGAAGCAGCAGCCAAAGCCCtagaaaagaagaaacaagaagaagaattatCAATCAAGCAGgctgagaaagaagaagccgAGTCACAAAAAAATCCTAGTGCCCAGGAGGCCACCAATTCAGCTTTATGGACAGTAAAATATGCACCAGCAAACTTGAATCAAGTTTGCGGTAACAAAACGAACATAAAGAAGCTGACCAATTGGCTGTCAAACTGGTTTGAAAATAAACGATCTGGTTTTAAGCATCCCGGTCCAGATGGGACCGGAGTATTTAGAGCATGCCTTATCAGTGGACCACcaggaattggaaaaactaCCGCAGCACACCTAGTGGCCAAATCGTTAGGATTTGACATTATTGAAAAGAACGCATCAGATGTTAgatcaaaatctttgttgatgagCGATGTGAAAACTGTTTTGGACAATACTTCTCTGGTTGGCTTCTTTCATTCACAAGACAACGCTGAAAGTAACCAAAGGAagttttgtttgataatgGATGAAGTTGACGGTATGTCAAGCGGAGATCATGGGGGTGTTGGAGCATTGGCTCAATTTTGTCGAATTACTTCAACTCCTATAATTCTAATCTGTAATGACAAATCATTACCTAAGATGAGACCTTTTGACAGAGTCACATTGGACTTGCCATTTAGAAGACCAAGTGCTTCTGAATTAAAATCTAGAATTATGACCATTGCGCATAGAGAAAAACTACAGTTAGATCCCAATGTTATTGATCAGTTGGTTGAAGCAACGAAAAATGACATCCGTCAAATTATAAACCTGTTGTCCACGGTTTCCAAGACACAAAAAATTATTGGGTTTGAAAACGCTGCGGAGATTAAGCAAGCATGGAAAAAGGAGGTTGCATTGAAACCTTTTGACATTACCAGTAGGATTCTATCCGGAGGAATCTACGCCCCaagttcaaatttttcactgAATGACAAATTGGGGCTTTTCTTCGACGATATTGATTTTTCTCCATTGATGGTTCATGAGAATTATAGAAGCACAGTGCCAACAAAGCTGGCAAATGTTAGCCCTAACGAGGAGAATTTGAAACACTTAGAATTACTCTCCCAGGCTGCAGATTCTATTTCCGAGGCTGATCTGGTGAATAATTGCATCAGAGGCGGAGAACAACAGTGGTCCTTACTACCATTCTTTGGTCTTTTATCGACAGTTAGAGCCTCAAGCTTTGTAGCAGGTTCGTTGAGAGGAAGGATCAATTTCACATCATACTTGGGTCAAAATTCGAAGAAGCTAAAGTACGATCGATTATTACAGGAGCTACAGTATCATTCTTCTACGAAGACTTTGACAAACAACATAGAGTTCAGACTCTCATACATGTCACCTTTGATCACAAAACTTTCCCATCCTCTGCTTGAAAAGGGCACTGAAGGAATCGACGACGTACTATCTACGCTTGATGCATATTGTCTCACGAAAGAAGATTGGGACACTATTATGGACTTTGGAATTGGATCCTACTCTATGGCTCTtaaattgaagaagatacCCCCTTCTGTTAAGACGGCTTTTACTAGAAAGTACAATTCTTACACCCATCCAACAGTGATTTATGCTACTGGAAACTCTGTCTCTTCTACGCGAGTGAAGGTTACCCCAGATTTAGAGGATGTTGTTCAGGATGATATGGACGATGTCGAAGATGACACACCAACGGATGAAGGTAAATCCGATATCAAAAATGACAAGCTCATTAAGGAAGTCaagccaaagaagaaaaaagcGACTTCAAAGGCGAAATCAACCGCtaccaagagaaaaaataattGA
- a CDS encoding Mitogen-activated kinase kinase involved in protein kinase C signaling pathway, whose amino-acid sequence MIHKMSRSSDANPPEVMIGSPKSRRPMFIPEISSKRASSPSNRPKLPGLSIPAAISSSTSTSITSNPEPRTNQKPAILGIPSTRTRGKSPVALNALNTEVSESPALLEELQSLSLAEGKPGNSKVNVYDKEIDDLEEDDWKYLFNNDDIAELDVLGEGIGGSVRKCKLKHNSRLFALKIITTDPNPDFQRQMIRELKFNRSFNSPNIVQYYGTFINEKSASIYICMEYMGGKSLDAIYKNIKTRGGRIGEKVLGKIAESVLKGLSYLHERKIIHRDIKPQNILLSFNGEVKLCDFGVSGEVINSLATTFTGTSYYMAPERIKNEPYTVTSDVWSLGLTLLEVAQGRFPYYSERDHIPLTPIELLSMILNFTPTLEDEPGENIFWSPAFKSFLHYCLVKDRKKRHSPHQMLKHPWMISQSKKSVKMDKFVRQCWEE is encoded by the coding sequence ATGATTCATAAAATGTCAAGATCCAGTGACGCTAACCCTCCAGAGGTTATGATAGGATCACCAAAGAGCAGAAGGCCCATGTTTATACCtgaaatttcttcaaagaggGCTAGTTCACCTTCGAATCGACCAAAGTTGCCCGGCTTGTCAATTCCTGCCGCAATATCGAGCTCTACATCAACGTCTATAACGTCGAATCCTGAACCAAGAACAAACCAGAAGCCAGCAATATTAGGCATACCATCCACCAGGACGCGAGGCAAGAGCCCAGTTGCTTTAAATGCTCTCAATACGGAGGTCTCTGAATCACCAGCGCTATTAGAAGAACTTCAGAGTCTGAGTCTAGCGGAGGGTAAACCGGGGAATTCAAAAGTAAACGTATACGACAAAGAAATAGACGACttggaggaagatgatTGGAAATATCTGTTCAATAACGACGATATTGCAGAGCTTGATGTTCTTGGTGAAGGTATTGGAGGCAGCGTCAGAAAGTGTAAATTAAAGCACAACAGTAGATTGTTTGCTCTAAAAATTATAACAACAGACCCAAACCCcgattttcaaagacaaatGATCAGAGAACTAAAATTTAATCGAAGCTTTAATTCGCCTAATATCGTGCAGTACTATGGAACCtttatcaatgaaaaatcaGCTTCGATCTACATCTGCATGGAATATATGGGAGGTAAATCATTGGATGCCATTtacaaaaatatcaaaacaAGGGGAGGAAGGATAGGAGAAAAGGTATTGGGAAAAATAGCGGAAAGCGTGCTAAAAGGATTGTCCTACCTTcatgaaagaaagattATACATCGGGATATCAAACCCCAGAATATTTTACTTAGTTTCAATGGAGAAGTCAAATTATGCGATTTTGGTGTCAGCGGAGAGGTAATTAATAGTTTAGCAACAACATTCACAGGAACGTCTTATTATATGGCGCCAGAAAGGATCAAGAATGAACCATATACAGTGACTAGTGATGTTTGGTCTTTAGGGTTGACGTTATTAGAGGTAGCCCAAGGAAGATTCCCATATTATTCGGAAAGAGATCACATTCCATTGACGCCGATAGAGTTACTGTCAATGATATTGAACTTCACACCGACCCTGGAGGATGAGCCAGGGGAAAATATATTCTGGTCTCCCGCATTCAAGTCATTTTTGCATTATTGTTTGGTCAAAGACCGAAAGAAACGTCATTCTCCTCATCAAATGTTGAAACATCCATGGATGATAAGccaatcaaagaagagtGTCAAAATGGACAAGTTTGTCAGACAGTGCTGGGAAGAGTAG
- a CDS encoding GrpE protein homolog, mitochondrial produces the protein MQRSLRLMAIRANSPSLLRASVCMAPRMVSAPATRYFSVSPMKFNAKKDEAPNAKEESTESPEKDASSELSEVEQLKAKLAEKDQEVTLLKDRYLRSVADFRNLQETTKREIQKARDFALQKFARDLLESLDNFGHALSAVKDETLAANKEVSQLYDGVEMTKNIFEKTLVRHGINKIDPVDERFDPNRHEATFEVPQPDKEPGTVFHVQQPGYELNGRVLRAAKVGVVKGGTENLNSDKDRRNTLLIVDIPSTNKGFKGAYQERPSPIFVSLNSPIFLTKKQQEQSLADQVHTD, from the exons ATGCAAAGATCACTAAGATTAATGGCAATTAGAGCTAACTCGCCCTCTTTGCTTCGTGCTTCAGTGTGCATGGCCCCAAGAATGGTTTCGGCCCCAGCTACCAGATATTTCTCTGTTTCTCCTATGAAGTTTAACGCAAAGAAGGATGAGGCTCCTAATGCTAAGGAGGAATCTACCGAGTCACCCGAGAAGGATGCTTCTTCTGAGCTCAGTGAGGTTGAACAACTTAAAGCCAAGTTGGCAGaaaaagaccaagaagtCACCCTTTTAAAGGACCGCTACTTGAGATCAGTTGCGGATTTCCGCAACCTTCAGGAGACTaccaaaagagaaatccAAAAGGCAAGGGACTTTGCTCTCCAAAAGTTTGCCAGAGACCTTTTAGAATCTTTGGACAACTTTGGGCATGCATTGAGTGCTGTCAAGGACGAGACCCTTGCTGCTAACAAGGAGGTGTCTCAATTGTACGACGGTGTTGAGATGACCAAGAACATCTTCGAGAAGACATTGGTGAGACACGGAATCAATAAAATTGACCCTGTGGATGAGAGGTTTGATCCCAACAGACACGAGGCAACATTTGAAGTTCCTCAACCAGACAAAGAGCCAGGAACTGTCTTCCACGTCCAGCAACCAGGTTACGAATTGAATGGAAGAGTCCTTAGAGCTGCCAAAGTTGGAGTTGTCAAGG GTGGAACCGAGAACTTAAACAGTGATAAAGACAGGAGGAATACACTATTAATAGTAGACATTCCATCAACAAACAAAGGATTCAAAGGAGCTTATCAGGAACGCCCATCCCCCATTTTTGTGTCGTTAAATAGCCCAATTTTCCTCAcaaagaaacaacaagagCAAAGTCTAGCTGATCAAGTCCATACAGACTAG
- a CDS encoding Serine/threonine protein kinase, with the protein MDSTTKRRSISTAKKTHREVRFGAYILGSTLGEGEFGKVKLGWRKDGKQPSQAAIKLIRRSSIPKGSDRELKIHREINALKRLAHPNIVRLEEVLQNDKYIGIVLEYASGGELFDYILENRYLKDHMASKLFAQLVSGVDYMHSKGIVHRDLKLENLLLDKHKNIIITDFGFVNSFAVRGSELMKTSCGSPCYAAPELVVTNEPYEARKVDVWSCGVILYAMLAGYLPFDDDPQNPDGDNIARLYYYITHSPLTFPEYLQPAPRDLLRKMLVADPKRRMNLKAVRSHQWLASHAPYLSVTPAEWDRNYRSTRQRTPSTQDKSRRLSLMEGTNGSLMLNRPSIRSYSSQNISTMLYSNPAIPQTSSSHAMGIATPNSSTSINELASSKSPGAPGALSAHDEEGNQTHSRARSLSSASIALQAVVNADVASNTKRLLSEATRSPPLLETGGNHNCSTIVESPIKHDSTTEGLLPPSQVLQTPPTRLPSHHNRPRPTSYHPGGSSSYQFQSSESSLPIFNYANNSSISIPINKHPGTSRSRTGFSTLSNHSSPTKESLLMPTEPFVDKSQASGVLAPLDNVSKTKHPDMGTTLDNAALMLENGSPVRKSVVAKDAAEKKEKRKSIALDSLSQAMDTLNMNDGATKLAVDSSEIKQPEMRQYKLQQRKHQDKENKTKPERKRFSLLSFYTSGSASSPVDPVEIESPLEVRRPLVPSNEVNVLKNTNTRLATSKDIHKDNSASTAKKVMDFFKRRSVRI; encoded by the coding sequence ATGGATTCAACTACCAAAAGACGGAGCATATCAACTGCCAAGAAAACTCACCGAGAAGTCCGGTTTGGAGCCTATATACTGGGTTCCACACTCGGAGAAGGAGAGTTTGGAAAAGTTAAACTCGGTTGGAGAAAAGACGGGAAACAACCATCGCAGGCGGCCATTAAACTGATaagaagatcttctatTCCAAAGGGATCCGATAGAGAACTTAAGATTCACAGAGAGATCAATGCCCTGAAAAGATTAGCACATCCCAATATTGTTCGTTTGGAAGAAGTATTACAGAATGACAAGTATATTGGTATTGTTTTGGAATACGCTTCTGGCGGAGAATTATTTGACTACATTCTAGAGAACAGATATTTGAAAGACCACATGGCCTCCAAACTTTTCGCTCAACTAGTCAGCGGCGTAGATTATATGCATTCAAAGGGAATCGTACacagagatttgaaattagAGAACTTGCTGTTGGATAAACATAAGAACATTATCATTACCGACTTTGGGTTTGTCAACAGTTTTGCGGTGAGAGGCAGTGAGCTAATGAAAACAAGTTGCGGATCGCCTTGTTACGCTGCACCTGAGTTAGTAGTTACAAATGAACCCTACGAAGCCCGCAAAGTGGATGTTTGGTCCTGTGGAGTCATTCTTTACGCCATGTTAGCTGGTTATTTGccttttgatgatgaccCTCAGAATCCAGATGGAGATAATATCGCAAGATTGTATTATTACATTACACATTCGCCGTTAACCTTTCCAGAATACTTGCAACCTGCTCCAAGGGACTTGCTGCGGAAAATGTTAGTCGCTGATCCTAAAAGGAggatgaatttgaaagctGTACGCTCTCATCAGTGGCTGGCTTCACATGCCCCATACTTGTCAGTAACTCCTGCCGAATGGGACCGCAATTACCGCTCAACAAGACAAAGAACCCCATCTACCCAGGACAAGAGCAGACGTCTATCTTTAATGGAAGGAACAAATGGATCGCTGATGTTAAATCGTCCATCAATACGATCCTACAGCTCACAGAACATTTCCACGATGTTATATTCCAATCCAGCCATCCCACAAACATCTTCTTCACATGCCATGGGGATTGCAACGCCAAATTCATCTACTTCAATCAATGAACTTGCTTCCAGCAAATCTCCAGGAGCACCTGGAGCTCTCTCTGCCCATGACGAAGAAGGAAACCAAACGCATTCTCGTGCTCGATCTCTATCATCTGCAAGTATTGCATTACAAGCAGTTGTCAACGCTGATGTGGCATCTAATACGAAAAGACTTCTATCTGAAGCAACCCGATCTCCTCCATTACTTGAAACTGGAGGCAACCACAATTGTTCTACTATTGTTGAAAGTCCTATTAAGCATGATAGCACTACCGAAGGTTTGTTACCACCTTCTCAGGTGCTACAGACGCCTCCTACAAGACTGCCTTCTCACCACAATCGTCCGAGACCAACATCTTATCACCCAGGAGGCTCTTCTTCGTATCAGTTCCAAAGTAGCGAGAGCTCTCTACCGATATTCAACTACGCCAACAACAGTTCCATTAGCATTCCAATTAATAAGCATCCCGGAACCTCTAGGTCACGAACTGGATTCAGCACTTTGTCAAATCATTCATCCCCGACGAAGGAAAGTCTTTTAATGCCCACGGAGCCCTTCGTGGATAAATCTCAAGCCAGTGGTGTGCTAGCTCCTCTGGATAATGTCTCGAAGACCAAACACCCTGACATGGGCACAACATTGGATAACGCTGCTTTGATGCTGGAAAATGGCTCCCCTGTAAGGAAATCAGTAGTTGCAAAAGATGCAGCcgagaaaaaagagaaaagaaagtcaaTTGCGCTTGATTCACTATCTCAAGCAATGGATACCCTGAATATGAACGATGGTGCTACAAAGTTAGCAGTCGATAGTTCTGAGATCAAACAACCTGAGATGCGTCAATACAAACTCCAACAACGTAAGCATCAAGACAAGGAAAACAAGACTAAAccagaaagaaaaaggttTAGCCTGTTAAGTTTCTATACCAGCGGAAGTGCTAGTTCACCAGTGGATCCTGTGGAGATTGAATCTCCATTAGAGGTCAGGAGACCGTTAGTACCCAGTAACGAGGTAAACGTGTTGAAGAATACTAACACACGTCTTGCTACATCTAAGGACATCCATAAAGACAACTCAGCGTCGACAGCCAAGAAGGTTATGGACTTCTTTAAGCGAAGAAGCGTCCGAATATAG
- a CDS encoding 60S ribosomal protein L33 produces the protein MAEENRLYVKGKHVSFQRSKSVIHPKTSLIKIEGVENSKDAEFYIGKRIAYVYKGVKAINGTKVRVMWGTVTRTHGNSGVVRAKFERNLPGQSFGSTVRIMLYPSNI, from the exons ATGGCTGAGGAAAACAGAT TATACGTTAAGGGTAAGCACGTGTCTTTCCAACGTTCCAAGAGTGTTATCCACCCAAAGACTTCCTTGATCAAAATTGAGGGTGTCGAAAACTCAAAGGATGCTGAGTTCTACATTGGTAAGAGAATCGCTTACGTCTACAAAGGTGTAAAGGCTATCAACGGTACAAAGGTCAGAGTCATGTGGGGAACAGTCACCAGAACTCACGGAAACTCTGGTGTTGTCAGAGCTAAGTTCGAACGTAACCTTCCAGGTCAGAGTTTTGGTTCCACTGTCAGAATCATGCTTTACCCATCTAACATCTAA